The Triticum aestivum cultivar Chinese Spring chromosome 7B, IWGSC CS RefSeq v2.1, whole genome shotgun sequence genome window below encodes:
- the LOC123161314 gene encoding patatin-like protein 2: protein MPVTQAPGRSMGPVSVARRELSSRAWSLSSPASPQPRYGSIVTVLSIDGGGVRGIIPGTILAFLEEKLQELDGPDVRIADYFDVVAGTSTGGLVAAMLTAPNTEGRPLFAAKDVNKFYLEHCPNIFPAVCKGPLGWLKSMMGPKYSGHHLHSVVKELLGDTRVNETLKNIVIPTFDIKLLQPTIFPTYDAMRDVSKNALLSDVCISTSAAPTYLPGHHFETKDKDGKTRAFNLIDGGVVANNPTLLAMTHVSKQILMGNQDFLPIKHADYGKFMILSLGTGTAKIEEKFDAAECGKWGLLGWLYKRGATPIIDSFSEASADLVDIQASVLFQILDCNKSYLRIQHDELIGEMASVDVSTSKNLHGLIGVGKALLKRQVCKVNVETGKNEPDLKRGTNEEELARFASMLSEERKARKVAYKHG from the exons ATGCCGGTCACCCAGGCGCCGGGGCGGAGCATGGGGCCAGTGAGCGTGGCGCGGCGCGAGCTGAGCAGCCGCGCGTGGTCGCTGTCGTCGCCTGCCAGCCCGCAGCCGCGCTACGGGAGCATCGTCACCGTGCTCAGcatcgacggcggcggcgtccgtgggaTAATCCCAGGCACCATCCtcgcgttcctcgaagaaaagcttCAG GAGCTTGATGGGCCGGACGTGAGGATCGCGGATTACTTCGACGTGGTCGCCGGGACGAGCACCGGAGGGCTGGTGGCGGCCATGCTCACCGCGCCCAACACCGAGGGCCGCCCACTCTTCGCTGCCAAGGACGTCAACAAGTTTTACCTGGAGCACTGTCCGAATATCTTCCCTGCCGTCTG CAAAGGACCTCTGGGCTGGCTCAAGAGCATGATGGGGCCCAAGTACAGCGGCCACCACCTGCACTCGGTCGTGAAGGAGCTGCTCGGAGACACGCGCGTCAATGAGACGCTCAAGAACATTGTCATCCCCACTTTTGACATCAAGCTCCTCCAGCCCACCATATTCCCAACCTACGAT GCCATGAGGGATGTCTCCAAGAATGCTCTTCTGTCGGATGTCTGCATTAGCACGTCGGCCGCGCCGACCTACCTCCCCGGCCACCATTTCGAGACCAAGGACAAAGATGGCAAGACCCGAGCCTTCAACCTAATCGATGGAGGCGTCGTCGCTAACAATCCG ACGTTGTTAGCGATGACCCACGTTAGCAAGCAGATCCTGATGGGAAACCAGGACTTCTTGCCTATCAAGCATGCTGATTACGGCAAGTTCATGATCCTTTCATTGGGCACCGGCACCGCCAAGATTGAAGAGAAGTTTGATGCGGCTGAGTGCGGCAAGTGGGGCCTTCTTGGGTGGCTCTACAAGAGGGGTGCCACGCCGATCATCGATAGCTTCAGTGAGGCTAGCGCCGACCTCGTCGATATCCAAGCATCCGTGCTCTTTCAGATCCTGGACTGCAACAAGAGCTATCTCCGGATCCAGCATGACGAGCTCATCGGCGAAATGGCCTCCGTCGACGTGTCGACATCAAAGAACCTACACGGGCTCATTGGTGTCGGCAAAGCATTGCTGAAGAGACAGGTGTGCAAGGTGAATGTCGAGACAGGCAAGAACGAGCCTGATCTAAAGAGGGGCACGAACGAAGAGGAACTGGCCCGTTTTGCAAGCATGCTGTCGGAAGAGCGCAAAGCTCGGAAGGTGGCCTACAAACATGGGTAG